ACTTTCCTTTATCGTATTCGGGGTGTGTTAGAAAATATTTGTAGTAAATTACTTCGTTCTCATAATCGATACCAACAATTAGGCGATAGTCATTGCCTTTAATATTAAAGACAGTGAAATTTCCAACTGCTTCAGCATCCTGGTAAACTTTACGGATATCTTGTAGGCTATGCCAATCTGCCTTTTTGACGGTTGCATACCAGTTGTCAATTTGCTTTTTGACATCGGAGAACTGAGCAGCATCAGTGCGGAGGTGGCGAATCGAAATTAGATGCATTCATCTCTAGTTTTTTCATGTTGATTAATCAATAAAAATCACTTTTTTTGATTCTCTCAAAACGAGAGCAAAATGTCAAGGATTTCGTAACTGTGCAAACAATAATACCAGAATGCCCTGGTTGTAATTTGTGTAACCGTATAAAATGACGACGATTGCTAGTCAAAACCACTTTGCCATTTCTAACAGCAAAAGCTAACACGTCCTCGTCAGGAATTCTTAAATCTGCATTCCCATTTGTACAGCTTGATTGTTATAATAGTATATCGCTTGGAGGTTTGCGTATGGCACACCAATTTGAGTCGGGATTTTTCGTAGCCAAAGCTGCATGGCACGGTTTAGGAACAGTTTTAAATAAACCACCCACTACCTCAGAAGCCATAGTCCAAGCGGGACTTAATTGGCGGGTGATGGAAGAGCCGATATATCGACAAACAGACGTGCAAGAACAAGCAGTTTTGCAGAAAAACTTGATACGAGATTGCGATACGGCTTCAGCCGTTAAGCCTTCGGCTTATCGCCATATTCTAGGAACAGTCAACTACGACTACGTACCCCTGCAAAATCAGGATGCTTTCCGGTGGTTTGACTCTTTGATCGAAAAAGGGGGTGTAGAACTGGAGGCGGCTGGTAGTCTTCAGCAAGGTAAGAGAGTTTGGATTCTGGCAAAAATCGTTTCTACTGAAGCTGCTGTTGTTCCTGGAGACTGGGTGCGCCCCTACTTGTTGTTGCACAACTCTCATGATGGCTCATCAGCTGTATGGATTCAATTTACTCCAATTCGGGTCGTCTGCTGGAATACTCTCAGTGGAGCCGCCGCACATCGCTTTGGAGATTTATGGAAGAAGAAAGCAATTTGTATCCCCCATACTCTCGATCTCCAAGCTCAACTGGCTAAAGTACAGGATTTAGTTGACTTAACAAAGCGGGAGTTTCATTTCAGCGTTGAAGAGTACCAAGCAATGGCAAATCAGGAACTCAACAGCGAACTATTTGCAACATACACGGGATCGGTTTTGGGCATTCCAAGTCCTAGAATGCATCCTGAGTGGAATCAACTTCTGGCTAACTTTGAGAACGGAATCGGCAATCAAGGCAAGACTCTTTGGGATGCTTACAACGCCATCACTCAATGGTTGGATCATCAAAGAGGGACATCTGATGCACAGAGATTAGAATCTACTTGGTTCGGTGCTAATGCTCAAGTGCGTGTCAAAGCACATCAAGTCGCTTTAGACATGGTTCGGAATGCTAATAAAACTCATTTGTACGACGTTTTAAAAGTGCGTAGACGTGAAGCCACTTGTTGCTAGCAAGATACCCGACTTTTGCAAAGTAGCGAAGTCGGGTATCTGAGTAAAATAAGAAGACTTAACTTACTTATGTATCAGTTTATACTAATTTTAGAAGAATGTATTGCGCTAAACTGATGTGTATTGGTTACGCGATCGCCTCATTGCAATAATTTCTATGACCGGAGATGAAAAGTGACTAATACTATTCCTGCAGAAAATATCACCTTAGAACAGCTACGCGAGCTATTTAATTTAGAATTAGTTGAAGACGATATATTTCCAGAATGGCAATCAGATTTACCGGAATTAACAGAGCCAGAAAAAGAGTTACTCAATCAAATTAAAGCTGGATATATTAATTTACGTAATTATCCACCTTTTCTAGAAAATACTGTCAATACCGTAGTTTTGTCACCCTTATTATTTATTGGTAAATTTTATCTACCTCCATTTCATATCAAGTTAGAAAAATCTATTGAGTTTGAAACAGAAGATAGAGATACTAAAGTCAAAGGACGGATAGATGTTTTAAGACTCAATCAGAGATTTTGGGTGACAGTAATTGAATCGAAACAAGTTGCGTATTCTGTGGAAGCTGGACTCGAACAATTATTAGCATATATGCTAGCTGCACCTGACAATGAAGTTTACGGTATGGTCACTTCAGGTGGAAGCTTTATGTTTGTCAAGTTGATGAAAACTGTTGTTCCTAGATATGTTACTTCAGATATTTTCGATGTTCGCAATCGTGGTAATGAACTCTATAACGTACTGCAGATTTTAAAAAAGTTAGGTCAAATCACGCAATAATGTTTTACAATTTGGTGACTCTGAAGCGATTGTCAGTGAAAATTATAAAATAAATCTTACTCCCTTTCCGCCCGAAGATACCTATTTAAATGAACCGAACTTGACGCGTTCGCGTTCGCGAAGCGTGTGCCTTGCACATAGCGGGCAGACGTTGGAGGCATAGAGCAAGGGAGAAAGAGGAAAAGCAAACGTACTGAGTCAGGTTCATGATTTTTCTAATCGATCGCAGTATCGAGGGACAGCACTTATTCTTTTTGGGAGTATCACAACTGAAGGCTGGCTCGACTTACTACTCTTGCAACTTTTGCACCTCGGTTTCAGGTAATCCAGTAAGTTGGCTAACAAGTGCGATCGACATCCCCGTTTGGAGTAAATTCCGCGCTACGTGTAGCAATTGCTCTGTTACTTGTTGTGCCCTGATTCGTTCTAGTTCGATTTGCTCCAAAGCTTGCTGTTTTTCTTGACGTTCTAGTTCGATTTGCTCCAAAGCTTGCTGTTTTTCTTGGCGTTCTAGTTCGATTTGCTCCAAAGCTTGCTGTTTTTCTTGGCGTTCTAGTTCGATTTGCTCCAAAGCTTGCTGTTTTTCTTGGCGTTCTAGTTCTGTATCTGTTGGTATCCAGTTGCCTTGAGCATCATACCAGCGCAGCCACAGACGAGTAACCCCGGCAAACTCTCCGAGCCACAAGCCCAGCCCAATTTCTAGTTCCTCAATCCAGATGCGCGGATTCGTAGCATCGAGTTGTTGTTCTTGGTAGTGTCCACCTACTAGTTTAAAGAATCGCACACGATTTGTATAGCGACTGAAAACAATGTAGTATGGCACACGTAGGAGTTGCTCATACACGAACCACTTGGATGGTGGTGTATCTTTAGTCTCTGAGCCATTCTGACTCTCTAGAGAAGGTAACTGTTGGCTAGCTTGAATTTGAACTGATTCCACCGCTTCATGTTCCGATTCTGCATAGATGCCAAGATCTTCAGTTTCCGTACCCGGAGAGAGGAGTTCCACGACGACAAAGGGGTTTCTCCTCTCCTGCCAAATGACGTAACTACGTCTCAAATCGTGTCCTGCGTATAAGCGTGGTACACCAATAACTAAGAACCAATCGGGACGTTTATGCCATAGGGTATGCTCGACATCATAGTAGAGATTGAGATCGGTTCCAGTAAAGAATTGATCTGTTGTATAGTTTTTCAGCCGCAGTGTACGACTCAAAACTTGAGGCTGGAGGTCATGAAATTCGTCAGGCAAACCGGGTTCCTCTGGATCTTCGCTTTTAAGATCGTACATTGTAGGGAGAGTTTGCCAAGCAGGAAGGGGCGGATCGGTTTGCGGAACGGGGAAGAGATTCATAGCTTAGGTACACGAATTGGCACGAGCTTGTGCTTTTATATTAGCTAGTGTTTACAAAGATAGCGAACGGTATGGTTGGGCAAAAGCTTATCTCCTAAAATCGAATCTGCTGCAAATGTGATACGCTATATTTGATGACATTACGCACATCATTTGTAGAATAAGTCGAAATGGCATACAGTGAATTTAGTTTAAGACGAGCTAAGGAGGAATTTAATCTTACCTTTAAAGAAGGCTCGCGCTTTTTGCCAGAGACTGAACCTATTGCAACCAGCCCATATTTAACAGAGTTTTTAGCAGAGAGTATTCCACTGGCGATCGCCACTGGCTCGGAAAAAGCCCGCTCGGAACTGATCGTCAGTCCAATTTTGTTTGAGGTCCGAAAAATTTTAGATAGAAGCATCAGTTTTTTCTCAGGAGAAGATTTCACTGTAGATCCAGATGCTGGACTAAGCGGTACTTGTGACTTTTTAATTAGCCGTTCTCCCGAACAGTTGTTAATTGAAGCACCTGTCATTGTGATTGTTGAGGCTAAGAAGGAAAATCTTAAGGCGGGATTGGGACAATGTATTGCCGAAATGGTTGCAGCTCAAAGATTTAACGTTGCTAAAGAACATCCCATACCAACTATTTATGGCAGTGTCACTAGTGGTAATCGGTGGACTTTTCTGAAGTTGGAAGAACAAACTGTCACAATCGATTTGACTGAGTACCTGATTCCGCCTGTGGAAAAATTACTTGGGATGCTGCTATGGATGGTAAGGGAAGGGTAAGGAAGGTCGTGCTTGCCAGTTAACTAAACAGATTGAACATTCAAAAACTGCACCAATTCACACAGTCATTCCGAGAAATCAAACATTTGTAGTAGGTTCCAAAGACGAAACTTTAGGCAATCAAGTTTCGTCTTTGGGATGGCAATATTCTTAAGTTTCGCGATCCAACGTACTCGTTCATAGCGTACTTTGGCTGATCGGGGCTTCCTTTATTGAGGAATACGGTTCCCCAACTTGGCGGCACCTGAAGTTGGGTCTTCCAGAACAATTTTAGGCAAAAATGCTTCCTGAGAAACAATATATTGTTCTCTGAATTGCTAGAATTAACAACCATTACATTCTGGCTAGGAGGGCAAAACCCATCGCTGCACCACATATACCGTCGATTTTAAATAACAAAACATTTCGTATCTACACATACAAATGATTGTGTTACATTAACTACTGGAATTACTGACTTTTTGACTAACCAAAGTTGATAAACTCACTTAGCGATCGCCCTGGCATAACATAACTTAAGGTATGCAACACTGCCCCCCAGCAATTCAAATGGATTGGATTAGCTTGCTCAAGTCCCAACAAGCCGATTTCCTTCAACGAGTAAAAAAACCTAAAACTTACGATCTGTCTTTGCTAGAAAGTCAAGTCAAAGGATGCCACAGCGAGATTATGGCATTTTGGGGGGAATCATTGGCAAAACTGCTGGAAATTGCTCACCAACAAGCAGAAATTGTTGCCAAAAATCCCCCTTCTACACCGCCTGAATATCCCGAACCTCCTGATTGGGCAATACCTTTTCCAAAATACTTCCAGCAACAAGCAGAAGATTACCTTCTTCGAGAACAAATTGTAGACCGTGTGATAAGCGATCGCTTGGGGAAACAAGTCAAAAAAGTGCCTCAAGACGTTGTGAATAACATGGTTTTGGACGATGAAGGCAATTTACGTGGAGAAAGTAAATTTCATTACGTGCTTGCCAATAACCCCAAAGTCAGTATTCAAGTTCATGCTGCTGATGGAGAAAGCTTCAATGGTATTAAGAAAGACAAAATAAGATGGTCGATCGCTCAAGAGGACTTAAAAAATCACCGAGTCCTGGTTTTCCTGTGCTTATTTTATCCATTTACAGGTAAACGAGGCTACGAAAAACAAGCAGTCATCGCAGGCTTTCTACCTACAGATCACATTGAGTTGAGTGAGCCAAAGCTTTATATCACTCCAAGTCATTTACTATACGCTGGGGGATTAGGTTGGTATTTAGAATCTTTAGCTACCAAAAAAGACACAAGACAAATATTAGACGACTTTGCTATAGCGGAAACAACTCAAACTCTTCCGCCCGATCATAATCTCAAAAGTATAATAGGAGACTGGGAATGCTGGCAGACCCTAAAGGGACATATTCGCGGAATTAATTGTCTTGCCTTTAGTTACAGGGGTCATAAAGGTGATGCTTTACCCATAGTAGCAAGTGGTAGCCGTGGAGAGACTAAGCTGTGGGATTTAACTAGAGGTGAATTAGTAGGGACTTTATCAGAACATCCTTGGACTGTTTCCGGGCTGGTAGATGAAGTGAATGCTCTCGCTTTTAGTCCAGATGGACACACTTTGGTCAGTGGGGGTGCAGACTCTACAATCAAAATATGGCACGTAGGCGCACAAGACTTAATAGATATTATGCACAAGCATAATGGAATGGTACGCTGCGTTGCTTTTACTCCAGATGGGCAGACCTTAGCAACTGGGGGAGATGATAGGAAAATCATGTTTTGGGACTTGACAGAACGTCAGGTTACCACTGCCCTATCTTTAGATGATACTGCAGCCCATTCCCTAGCTCTCAGTTCTGATGGCAAAACACTCATTACAGGTAGCTACCGCAAAATCAAAGTGTGGCGCATCTTTCGTCCGAGAGGAGTCGCAACTTTTGACTCAGAGTTAGTACACTCGTTGACAGGTCACGCTCACATTGTGCGTGCCTTGGCTACAAGTGCAGATGGTAAAATTTTGGTCAGTGGCAGTCGCGATAAAACGATTAAAATTTGGCATCTAGAAACTGGAGAATTACTGCGTACTCTTAAAGGACATAGAGACGGAGTGTATGCGATCGCACTAAGTCCCGACGGTGAAATTATTGCCAGTGGTAGTGCCGATAAAACCATCAAGTTGTGGCATCTAGAAACGGGTGAATTACTGGCCACTTTTGCAGGTCATACACACACTGTGACAGCAGTTGC
This genomic interval from Scytonema hofmannii PCC 7110 contains the following:
- a CDS encoding type II toxin-antitoxin system HigB family toxin, with protein sequence MHLISIRHLRTDAAQFSDVKKQIDNWYATVKKADWHSLQDIRKVYQDAEAVGNFTVFNIKGNDYRLIVGIDYENEVIYYKYFLTHPEYDKGKWKNDPYF
- a CDS encoding DUF5615 family PIN-like protein, with translation MPDEDVLAFAVRNGKVVLTSNRRHFIRLHKLQPGHSGIIVCTVTKSLTFCSRFERIKKSDFY
- a CDS encoding DUF932 domain-containing protein, translated to MAHQFESGFFVAKAAWHGLGTVLNKPPTTSEAIVQAGLNWRVMEEPIYRQTDVQEQAVLQKNLIRDCDTASAVKPSAYRHILGTVNYDYVPLQNQDAFRWFDSLIEKGGVELEAAGSLQQGKRVWILAKIVSTEAAVVPGDWVRPYLLLHNSHDGSSAVWIQFTPIRVVCWNTLSGAAAHRFGDLWKKKAICIPHTLDLQAQLAKVQDLVDLTKREFHFSVEEYQAMANQELNSELFATYTGSVLGIPSPRMHPEWNQLLANFENGIGNQGKTLWDAYNAITQWLDHQRGTSDAQRLESTWFGANAQVRVKAHQVALDMVRNANKTHLYDVLKVRRREATCC
- a CDS encoding PD-(D/E)XK nuclease family protein; amino-acid sequence: MTNTIPAENITLEQLRELFNLELVEDDIFPEWQSDLPELTEPEKELLNQIKAGYINLRNYPPFLENTVNTVVLSPLLFIGKFYLPPFHIKLEKSIEFETEDRDTKVKGRIDVLRLNQRFWVTVIESKQVAYSVEAGLEQLLAYMLAAPDNEVYGMVTSGGSFMFVKLMKTVVPRYVTSDIFDVRNRGNELYNVLQILKKLGQITQ
- a CDS encoding Uma2 family endonuclease, whose translation is MNLFPVPQTDPPLPAWQTLPTMYDLKSEDPEEPGLPDEFHDLQPQVLSRTLRLKNYTTDQFFTGTDLNLYYDVEHTLWHKRPDWFLVIGVPRLYAGHDLRRSYVIWQERRNPFVVVELLSPGTETEDLGIYAESEHEAVESVQIQASQQLPSLESQNGSETKDTPPSKWFVYEQLLRVPYYIVFSRYTNRVRFFKLVGGHYQEQQLDATNPRIWIEELEIGLGLWLGEFAGVTRLWLRWYDAQGNWIPTDTELERQEKQQALEQIELERQEKQQALEQIELERQEKQQALEQIELERQEKQQALEQIELERIRAQQVTEQLLHVARNLLQTGMSIALVSQLTGLPETEVQKLQE
- a CDS encoding WD40 repeat domain-containing protein → MDWISLLKSQQADFLQRVKKPKTYDLSLLESQVKGCHSEIMAFWGESLAKLLEIAHQQAEIVAKNPPSTPPEYPEPPDWAIPFPKYFQQQAEDYLLREQIVDRVISDRLGKQVKKVPQDVVNNMVLDDEGNLRGESKFHYVLANNPKVSIQVHAADGESFNGIKKDKIRWSIAQEDLKNHRVLVFLCLFYPFTGKRGYEKQAVIAGFLPTDHIELSEPKLYITPSHLLYAGGLGWYLESLATKKDTRQILDDFAIAETTQTLPPDHNLKSIIGDWECWQTLKGHIRGINCLAFSYRGHKGDALPIVASGSRGETKLWDLTRGELVGTLSEHPWTVSGLVDEVNALAFSPDGHTLVSGGADSTIKIWHVGAQDLIDIMHKHNGMVRCVAFTPDGQTLATGGDDRKIMFWDLTERQVTTALSLDDTAAHSLALSSDGKTLITGSYRKIKVWRIFRPRGVATFDSELVHSLTGHAHIVRALATSADGKILVSGSRDKTIKIWHLETGELLRTLKGHRDGVYAIALSPDGEIIASGSADKTIKLWHLETGELLATFAGHTHTVTAVAFTTSGELLVSGSLDKTIKIWQKS